Proteins encoded within one genomic window of Glycine soja cultivar W05 chromosome 1, ASM419377v2, whole genome shotgun sequence:
- the LOC114393590 gene encoding uncharacterized protein LOC114393590 — protein sequence MVGSHTAKEFHYHVRSITLPCRLHPSLSEIEKELKRLKTWELASSHSQTEGIKAGLTWVEELYNFVEELVGCPLTQQALLRCDGKHVEKPLDMSVCLLDMCGSARELLSLMKENVLDLQSALRRKGVNSRVNSQICAYICFRKKARKDITERLKALKTMESGFKSYSCPLLLDLDHHLLMVISVLREISKINISFFRKLLLYMCTPVLKNNTGGWSLFTRIVSSGSDKQKRVISEMGDIDNVLCTFHGCFKKIDTKTDVQIMKRRLGELEGSIRELEAGLDCRFRCLIQQRVFLNLFTS from the coding sequence ATGGTTGGCTCACACACAGCCAAGGAATTTCACTATCATGTTAGATCCATTACCTTGCCTTGTAGGCTACATCCTTCATTATCCGAGATTGAAAAAGAGCTGAAGAGGCTGAAGACATGGGAATTAGCCTCATCACATTCACAAACTGAGGGCATCAAAGCAGGGCTAACATGGGTCGAAGAGTTGTATAATTTTGTGGAGGAACTTGTTGGTTGCCCACTTACTCAACAAGCTCTTCTACGCTGTGACGGAAAGCATGTAGAGAAGCCACTTGACATGTCAGTTTGTTTGCTTGACATGTGTGGATCAGCTAGAGAATTGTTGTCATTGATGAAGGAAAATGTGCTAGACCTTCAATCAGCCCTGCGCAGAAAGGGTGTGAATTCAAGGGTTAATAGCCAGATTTGTGCCTACATTTGTTTCAGGAAGAAGGCAAGGAAAGACATCACAGAAAGGCTCAAAGCACTCAAGACAATGGAAAGCGGCTTTAAATCATATTCATGTCCTCTCTTATTAGATTTAGATCACCATCTACTAATGGTGATCAGTGTGCTAAGAGAAATAAGCAAAATCAACATCTCATTTTTTAGGAAACTCCTACTTTATATGTGTACACCAGTTTTGAAGAACAACACTGGTGGGTGGTCATTGTTCACTAGAATAGTGTCCTCTGGATCAGACAAACAAAAGAGGGTCATAAGTGAAATGGGGGACATTGATAATGTTCTTTGCACCTTCCACGGGtgttttaagaaaattgatACAAAGACTGATGTACAAATTATGAAGAGGAGATTGGGGGAACTAGAGGGAAGCATTAGAGAATTGGAGGCAGGATTAGATTGTCGCTTTAGATGTTTGATACAACAAAGGGTGTTTCTTAATCTTTTCACCTcttaa
- the LOC114419319 gene encoding endochitinase-like translates to MKLDTIFAFIVVYILLVTSSEFPSVAADDVSSIISASQFEQLLKHRNDQICEGKNGFYSYNAFVTAARTFDGFGTTGDVNTRKREVAAFLAQTSHETTGGGGWPNAPDGPYAWGYCFVTERDKSNNYCEISKAPCASGKSYYGRGPLQLTHNYNYDLAGKAIHSDLINNPDLVAQDPVVSFQTAIWFWMTSQANKPSCHDVITNRWTPSSVDMAANRAPGYGVITNIINGRIECGNGPSPASNDRIGFYKKYCEIFGLSDATNLDCSSQKSFDQD, encoded by the exons atgaaattagacACTATCTTCGCCTTTATCGTAGTTTATATTCTGCTGGTAACCTCATCAGAGTTCCCTAGTGTTGCTGCAGATGATGTTAGCAGCATCATCAGTGCTTCCCAATTTGAGCAATTGCTGAAACACAGAAACGATCAAATTTGTGAGGGGAAGAACGGATTCTACAGCTACAATGCTTTTGTCACTGCTGCCAGAACCTTTGATGGGTTTGGCACTACGGGTGATGTTAACACTCGTAAGAGGGAGGTTGCAGCTTTCCTAGCCCAAACCTCTCACGAGACCACAG GAGGAGGAGGATGGCCTAATGCCCCAGATGGGCCATATGCTTGGGGTTATTGCTTTGTCACAGAAAGAGATAAATCCaataattattgtgaaattagCAAGGCACCATGTGCCTCAGGCAAATCATACTATGGTCGAGGACCCCTTCAGCTGACACA CAACTACAACTATGATCTAGCTGGAAAAGCCATACATTCAGACTTGATAAACAATCCAGACTTGGTAGCCCAAGACCCAGTGGTATCATTCCAGACAGCTATATGGTTTTGGATGACATCACAAGCCAATAAGCCCTCATGCCACGACGTGATCACCAATAGGTGGACCCCATCTTCTGTCGACATGGCAGCTAATAGAGCCCCAGGTTATGGTGTGATCACCAACATCATCAACGGTAGGATTGAATGTGGGAATGGTCCTTCTCCAGCCTCAAATGACAGGATCGGGTTTTATAAAAAGTATTGTGAGATTTTTGGGCTCTCAGATGCTACCAACTTGGATTGCAGTAGCCAAAAGTCCTTTGATCAAGATTAA